In Arthrobacter sp. SLBN-83, one DNA window encodes the following:
- a CDS encoding YebC/PmpR family DNA-binding transcriptional regulator — protein MSGHSKWATTKHKKAVIDARRAKSFAKLIKNIEVAARMGGPDMAGNPGLELAVTKAKKTSVPNDNIDRAIKRGAGLTGEVVDYTEIMYEARGPQGSALLIECLTDNKNRAASEVRLAISRNGGTIADPGSVSYLFTRKGVVNLPKNGLSEDDVLMAVLDAGAEEVKDNGETFEIHSEPGDLQAIREALKEAGIEYDTDEVEFVPSMQVELDVDGARKFLKLADALEDLDDVQNVYSNADLSDDVQAALESE, from the coding sequence ATGTCAGGCCACTCCAAATGGGCTACGACCAAGCACAAAAAAGCCGTCATTGACGCCAGGCGTGCAAAGTCCTTCGCCAAGCTGATCAAGAACATCGAAGTTGCCGCCCGCATGGGTGGACCCGACATGGCCGGCAACCCCGGCCTCGAACTGGCTGTGACCAAGGCCAAGAAGACCTCGGTTCCCAACGACAACATCGACCGCGCCATCAAGCGTGGCGCCGGCCTTACCGGCGAAGTGGTGGACTACACCGAAATCATGTACGAGGCCCGCGGCCCGCAGGGTTCTGCCCTCCTCATCGAGTGCCTTACCGACAACAAGAACCGCGCAGCTTCCGAGGTCCGCCTGGCCATCTCGCGCAACGGCGGCACCATTGCCGACCCCGGTTCGGTCAGCTACCTCTTCACCCGCAAGGGCGTGGTGAACCTGCCCAAGAACGGCCTGAGCGAGGACGACGTCCTGATGGCCGTCCTGGATGCCGGAGCCGAGGAAGTCAAGGACAACGGGGAGACCTTCGAGATCCACTCGGAGCCCGGCGACCTGCAGGCCATCCGTGAAGCGCTGAAGGAAGCCGGCATTGAATACGACACGGACGAAGTTGAGTTCGTGCCCTCGATGCAGGTGGAGCTGGATGTTGACGGCGCCCGCAAGTTCCTGAAGCTGGCCGATGCCCTCGAGGACCTCGACGACGTCCAGAACGTGTACAGCAACGCCGACCTCAGCGACGACGTCCAGGCCGCCCTGGAATCCGAGTGA
- the ruvA gene encoding Holliday junction branch migration protein RuvA, whose translation MISFLRGTVAHVGLSTAVIDLNGAGMSVYATPQTLSRLRVGEEGKVFTSLIVREDSLTLFGFADDDEREVFEILLSVSGVGPRLALAVLAVHDPEAIRVAAHTGDSKTFTKVPGIGPKVAGRIVLELAGKLVPQGTAPAAGAGTPAEAAWKPQVVAAMTSLGWSEKDASASIDKALADEPEVSFRGNVPEILRTTLRWLGQDGARAGNRVGTRG comes from the coding sequence TTGATCAGTTTCCTCCGCGGAACGGTAGCGCACGTTGGCCTGTCAACGGCCGTGATTGACCTCAACGGCGCCGGGATGAGCGTGTACGCCACCCCGCAGACCCTCAGCCGCCTCCGCGTCGGTGAAGAGGGAAAGGTGTTCACCTCGCTGATCGTGCGCGAGGACTCCCTCACGCTCTTCGGGTTCGCGGACGACGACGAGCGTGAGGTTTTCGAGATCCTGCTGAGCGTCAGCGGCGTCGGCCCCCGGCTTGCCCTCGCCGTCCTGGCCGTCCACGATCCCGAGGCCATCCGCGTGGCGGCGCATACGGGAGACAGCAAGACCTTCACCAAGGTCCCCGGGATCGGTCCCAAGGTCGCGGGCAGGATTGTCCTGGAGCTCGCAGGAAAGCTCGTTCCGCAGGGAACCGCGCCCGCTGCCGGGGCCGGCACCCCGGCCGAAGCCGCCTGGAAGCCCCAGGTGGTGGCCGCCATGACCAGCCTGGGCTGGTCCGAGAAGGACGCCTCCGCCAGCATCGACAAAGCGCTGGCCGACGAACCCGAAGTGTCCTTCCGCGGCAACGTTCCCGAGATCCTCCGCACCACGCTCCGGTGGCTGGGCCAGGACGGCGCCCGGGCCGGCAACCGTGTAGGCACCCGTGGCTGA
- the ruvC gene encoding crossover junction endodeoxyribonuclease RuvC: MTLRVLGVDPGLTRCGIGVVDVERNRRASMVAVGVVGTSPDETLDRRLLVIATAIDEWLDRYEPEVLAVERVFSQLNVSTVMGVAQASGVVIAAAARRGIPVALHTPSEVKAAVTGSGSSNKEAVTKLVTKILRLDAPPRPADAADALALAITHAWRAGSGAAVATTGPGNSSLTPAQRAWAEAEAKARRAR; encoded by the coding sequence GTGACCCTCCGTGTCCTGGGCGTTGATCCCGGCCTCACCCGTTGCGGTATTGGCGTGGTGGATGTGGAACGGAACCGGCGCGCCAGCATGGTGGCCGTCGGCGTCGTGGGCACGTCCCCGGACGAGACCCTCGACCGCCGGTTGCTGGTGATCGCCACAGCCATCGACGAGTGGCTGGACCGCTACGAGCCGGAGGTCCTCGCCGTCGAACGCGTTTTCTCGCAGCTCAATGTGAGCACGGTGATGGGGGTGGCCCAGGCCTCCGGCGTGGTAATCGCTGCGGCGGCCCGGCGGGGAATCCCGGTTGCCCTGCACACGCCGTCGGAGGTAAAGGCAGCTGTCACCGGCAGCGGATCCTCCAATAAGGAGGCGGTGACCAAGCTGGTCACCAAGATTCTCCGGCTGGACGCCCCTCCGCGCCCCGCCGATGCGGCCGACGCGCTGGCTCTGGCCATCACGCATGCGTGGCGCGCCGGTAGCGGTGCCGCCGTGGCCACGACCGGCCCCGGCAACTCATCCCTGACGCCTGCCCAGCGTGCGTGGGCCGAAGCGGAGGCGAAGGCGCGCCGCGCACGCTGA
- the pgsA gene encoding phosphatidylinositol phosphate synthase → MLNRHARGFFTAVFTPLARWLLKIGVSPDAVTILGTAGVAAGALVFYPLGQLFWGTLFITAFIFSDVLDGIMARMQDVKSRWGNFLDSTLDRIADGALFAGVSVWFFTGGNNTAIAVSALLCLVLGMVVSYARAKAESLGFTANVGIAERAERLVSVLVVTGLTGLGLPPVVLLVTLVLLAVASLVTVVQRIVSVRRQALAEPTPAD, encoded by the coding sequence ATGCTGAATAGGCATGCCCGCGGCTTCTTTACCGCGGTGTTTACCCCGCTGGCCCGCTGGCTCCTGAAGATCGGTGTTTCCCCGGACGCGGTGACCATTCTTGGCACTGCAGGGGTTGCGGCGGGAGCCCTCGTGTTCTACCCTCTGGGGCAGCTCTTCTGGGGCACCCTCTTCATCACGGCGTTCATCTTTTCCGATGTCCTGGACGGCATCATGGCCCGCATGCAGGACGTGAAGAGCCGCTGGGGGAACTTCCTCGACTCCACCCTGGACCGGATCGCCGACGGCGCTCTTTTCGCCGGCGTTTCCGTCTGGTTCTTCACCGGCGGCAACAACACCGCCATCGCCGTCTCCGCCCTGCTGTGCCTTGTCCTGGGCATGGTGGTTTCCTACGCCAGGGCCAAGGCCGAATCACTGGGGTTCACCGCAAACGTGGGCATCGCAGAACGTGCCGAACGCCTGGTATCCGTCCTGGTGGTCACCGGCCTGACCGGCCTGGGGCTCCCGCCGGTGGTCCTCCTGGTGACGCTGGTCCTCCTTGCCGTGGCGAGCCTCGTCACGGTGGTGCAGCGCATCGTCTCAGTCCGCCGGCAGGCGCTGGCGGAACCCACGCCCGCTGATTAA
- the pdxT gene encoding pyridoxal 5'-phosphate synthase glutaminase subunit PdxT, producing MTNPPSAAQARVGSGLKIGVLALQGDFREHLRAAEATGAQAVPVRRPEELDGLDGLIIPGGESTAIDKLARAFDLADPLRKYIGEGLPVYGSCAGMILLASDIADPATDLSGAPQQTFGGLDITVRRNAFGRQRESFETDLDFKGLDFSATESGVDPVHAVFIRGPWVERVGEGVEILAQVEPAEPGQASHAAQLPGAARIVAVRSGQLLATSFHPEVTGEKRVHELFIRMIRGEA from the coding sequence ATGACAAACCCCCCATCTGCTGCCCAGGCGCGCGTGGGGTCAGGCCTGAAAATCGGCGTGCTGGCCCTCCAGGGCGACTTCCGTGAGCACCTGCGTGCCGCGGAAGCGACCGGCGCCCAAGCCGTTCCCGTGCGCCGCCCGGAGGAACTCGACGGCCTGGACGGCCTCATCATTCCGGGTGGCGAATCCACCGCCATCGATAAGCTGGCCCGGGCCTTCGACCTTGCCGACCCCCTCCGCAAATACATCGGCGAGGGCCTGCCCGTATACGGCTCCTGTGCAGGCATGATCCTGCTCGCGTCCGATATCGCGGATCCGGCAACCGATCTATCCGGTGCGCCCCAGCAGACCTTCGGCGGCCTTGACATCACTGTCCGCCGCAACGCCTTCGGCCGCCAGCGCGAGTCCTTCGAAACCGACCTGGACTTCAAGGGCCTGGACTTCAGTGCCACGGAATCGGGCGTGGATCCGGTGCATGCCGTCTTCATCCGCGGCCCTTGGGTGGAGCGGGTCGGGGAAGGCGTGGAGATCCTCGCGCAGGTGGAACCGGCAGAGCCCGGCCAGGCTTCCCACGCCGCCCAGCTGCCCGGGGCGGCTAGAATTGTGGCAGTGCGTTCCGGCCAGCTGCTGGCCACCTCCTTCCATCCGGAAGTGACCGGCGAAAAACGCGTACACGAACTTTTTATCCGAATGATCAGAGGAGAAGCGTAA
- a CDS encoding M3 family metallopeptidase, whose translation MTNPLLTASPMPYGLPPFTVLTPEQYGEAIEAGLARHLDEIRAIATNAEPATFENTALAMERSGQLLNRAAAAFFTLVSADASEQIRELETVLSPRFSAHQDEVYLNRRLFERFAAINTAGHDPESVRLVDEYLREFRQSGIQLDGPGQERLRAINAGLARLGTEFGQRVKEGMKSAALLLEDAHDLAGLPADDVASAAEAARAAGHDGKYLLTLIQPGNQPALASLENRDVRRRLFEASVARGSDGGSLNVLDLAREMAGLRAEKAQLLGFTNYAELVADRQTAPDFEAVQAMLSRMAPAAVRNADAEAAALAEVAGHPLEAWDWAYYSAKVRREKYDVDEQALRPYFELDRVITDGVFFAATSLYGITFQERADLKAYHPDVRIWEVRNEDGTSLGLFLGDYYARESKRGGAWMNSLVDQSSLLGTQPVVINTLNISKPPAGEPTLLTLDELRTLFHEFGHALHGLFSNVTYPRFSGTTVPRDFVEYPSQVNEMWIMWPQVLSHYAHHHVTGEPLPQDIVDRLNASRLWGEGFATTEYLGAALLDLAWHTLEPGEVPDDALEFEAKALAAAGIAHPLIPPRYRTGYFQHIFAGAGYAAGYYSYIWSEVLDAETVDWFTENGGLTRGNGERFRQELLSRGNSRDPLESFRKLRGREARLEPLLKRRGLD comes from the coding sequence ATGACGAACCCCCTCCTCACCGCCAGTCCCATGCCCTATGGCCTTCCACCGTTCACGGTGCTCACGCCGGAGCAGTACGGCGAGGCCATCGAAGCGGGCCTCGCCAGGCACCTGGACGAAATCCGGGCCATCGCGACGAACGCCGAACCGGCCACGTTCGAGAACACGGCCCTCGCGATGGAACGCTCCGGACAACTCCTGAACCGGGCAGCGGCGGCATTCTTCACCCTGGTGTCGGCGGACGCGTCTGAGCAGATCAGGGAATTGGAAACCGTGCTGTCACCGCGGTTTTCCGCCCACCAGGACGAGGTGTACCTCAACAGGAGACTGTTTGAGCGCTTTGCAGCCATCAATACGGCCGGCCATGATCCCGAATCAGTCAGGCTGGTGGACGAGTACCTCAGGGAGTTCCGCCAGTCAGGCATCCAGTTGGACGGTCCGGGCCAAGAGCGCCTGCGGGCCATCAACGCCGGGCTGGCCCGGCTTGGCACCGAGTTCGGCCAACGCGTCAAAGAGGGAATGAAATCCGCGGCCCTCCTGCTGGAGGACGCCCATGACCTGGCGGGCCTGCCCGCCGATGACGTCGCCAGCGCCGCGGAAGCTGCCCGCGCCGCCGGGCACGACGGCAAATACCTGCTCACCCTGATCCAACCCGGCAACCAGCCGGCCCTCGCCTCGCTCGAAAACCGGGACGTCCGCCGTCGGCTGTTCGAAGCATCGGTGGCCAGGGGCAGTGACGGCGGGAGCCTGAATGTCCTGGACCTGGCCAGGGAAATGGCCGGGCTGCGGGCGGAAAAGGCGCAGCTGCTGGGCTTCACCAACTACGCCGAACTGGTGGCCGACCGCCAGACGGCCCCGGACTTCGAGGCAGTCCAGGCCATGCTCAGCCGGATGGCGCCGGCGGCTGTCCGAAACGCGGACGCCGAGGCTGCAGCCCTGGCCGAGGTTGCCGGCCACCCGCTGGAAGCATGGGACTGGGCCTACTATTCCGCGAAGGTGCGGCGGGAGAAATACGACGTCGACGAGCAGGCCCTGCGCCCCTACTTCGAACTGGACCGGGTCATTACCGACGGCGTGTTTTTTGCCGCCACGTCGCTGTACGGCATCACCTTCCAGGAGAGGGCAGATCTCAAGGCCTACCATCCTGACGTGCGCATCTGGGAAGTCCGAAATGAGGACGGCACCAGCCTGGGCCTGTTCCTCGGCGACTATTATGCGCGTGAGTCGAAGCGGGGCGGCGCGTGGATGAACTCACTGGTTGACCAGTCCTCCCTGCTTGGCACCCAGCCAGTGGTGATCAACACGCTCAACATTTCCAAACCGCCCGCGGGAGAGCCGACGCTGCTCACCCTGGACGAACTGCGGACCCTGTTCCACGAGTTCGGCCACGCCCTGCACGGCCTCTTCTCCAACGTCACCTATCCCCGTTTCTCCGGCACCACTGTGCCGCGGGACTTCGTGGAGTACCCCTCGCAGGTCAACGAGATGTGGATCATGTGGCCGCAGGTGCTGTCCCACTACGCCCACCACCACGTCACGGGCGAGCCGCTTCCGCAGGACATTGTGGACCGGCTCAACGCATCCCGGCTGTGGGGCGAAGGCTTCGCAACCACCGAGTACCTGGGCGCAGCCCTCCTCGACCTCGCCTGGCACACGCTGGAGCCGGGTGAAGTGCCGGACGATGCCTTGGAGTTTGAAGCCAAGGCCCTCGCCGCGGCAGGTATCGCCCATCCGCTGATCCCGCCGCGGTACCGGACCGGCTACTTCCAGCACATTTTCGCGGGGGCAGGATACGCGGCCGGGTACTACTCCTACATCTGGAGCGAGGTCCTGGACGCCGAGACGGTGGATTGGTTCACGGAGAACGGCGGCCTCACCAGAGGCAACGGCGAACGCTTCCGCCAGGAGCTCCTAAGCCGCGGCAACAGCCGCGACCCCCTGGAGTCCTTCCGCAAACTGAGGGGCCGCGAGGCGCGGCTCGAGCCCCTCCTTAAGCGCCGCGGCCTGGATTAA
- a CDS encoding Mur ligase family protein, with amino-acid sequence MVFYSVPLGKLVRRVSRLRGGGSALPGLVVEKIDPGFMRRTLTTLPHGVAVVSGTNGKTTTTKMVVELLESQGLKVFTNRTGSNFTRGVAAALLGEVDWRGRLDADIAVLELDEAHAVHFVNSVPPRYCLLLNVLRDQLDRFGEIDKTAQLLQHIAAKTTGTVVLNREDPRVARIADTLTGQEVKYFGLDDSLLGTFPNDDDMRAAPGSPAPAGLPEKPAADVVLRKVGADSAEFEYDGGRVTTAMKLRGVYNIFNAAAALTLARSICGAGAATADHATLLEALSKVAPAFGRGESLTVDGQPLDLVLVKNPSGFRLGLKSFPAGGYATMIAINDNYADGRDMSWLWDVEFDSLREGGVDMITGSRAYDMALRLQYDQVPLRAVETEIPAALAAFVREGRGKPKRIFCTYTAMLAIRRELSKITTVEVVS; translated from the coding sequence ATGGTCTTCTACAGTGTTCCGCTCGGCAAGCTGGTCCGCAGGGTGTCCCGGCTGCGGGGCGGCGGGTCCGCCCTGCCGGGCCTGGTGGTCGAGAAAATCGATCCCGGGTTCATGCGGCGGACACTCACCACCCTGCCCCACGGCGTGGCGGTAGTCAGCGGCACCAACGGCAAGACCACCACCACCAAAATGGTGGTGGAACTGCTGGAAAGCCAGGGCCTGAAGGTCTTCACCAACCGCACCGGCAGCAACTTCACGCGCGGCGTGGCGGCAGCCCTCCTCGGTGAAGTGGACTGGCGCGGCAGGCTGGACGCGGACATTGCCGTCCTGGAACTCGACGAAGCCCACGCAGTCCATTTCGTGAACAGTGTCCCGCCCCGGTACTGCCTGCTCCTTAACGTGCTGCGCGACCAGCTGGACCGTTTTGGCGAGATCGACAAGACCGCCCAGCTCCTGCAGCACATCGCCGCCAAGACCACCGGAACCGTGGTCCTCAACCGTGAGGATCCGCGGGTGGCACGCATCGCGGACACCCTGACGGGCCAGGAGGTCAAGTATTTCGGCCTTGACGACTCCCTGCTGGGGACCTTTCCCAACGACGACGACATGCGGGCTGCTCCCGGGAGCCCCGCCCCGGCGGGCCTGCCGGAAAAGCCGGCTGCCGACGTCGTGCTCCGAAAGGTGGGCGCGGACAGCGCCGAGTTTGAGTACGACGGCGGTAGGGTCACCACGGCGATGAAGCTGCGCGGCGTGTACAACATCTTCAATGCGGCTGCGGCCCTGACCCTTGCCCGCAGCATCTGCGGCGCGGGTGCCGCCACGGCGGACCACGCCACGTTGCTCGAGGCGCTGTCCAAGGTGGCCCCCGCCTTTGGCCGCGGTGAAAGCCTTACCGTGGACGGCCAGCCGCTGGACCTGGTACTCGTGAAGAACCCCAGCGGCTTCCGGCTTGGCCTGAAGTCATTCCCTGCCGGCGGTTACGCCACCATGATCGCGATCAATGACAACTACGCTGACGGCCGCGACATGTCCTGGCTCTGGGACGTGGAGTTCGATTCCCTCCGGGAGGGCGGCGTGGACATGATCACCGGGTCGCGGGCCTATGACATGGCGCTGCGGCTGCAGTACGACCAGGTTCCCCTCAGAGCAGTGGAAACGGAGATCCCCGCCGCCCTGGCAGCCTTCGTCAGGGAAGGCCGGGGCAAGCCGAAGCGGATCTTTTGCACCTACACGGCGATGCTGGCCATCCGCCGCGAGCTGTCCAAAATCACCACCGTGGAGGTTGTCTCGTGA
- a CDS encoding HIT family protein, with translation MQENTGAGYPGDDGVTDDFALAGVPDAFQRLWTPHRMAYIKGGQHQFKNENDCPFCVGPGRTDEEALIVHRGRTCYVVLNLFPYNPGHLLVCPYRHIPDYTDLTVEETAEFADLTQTAMRVLRKVSNPGGFNLGMNQGVVGGAGISAHLHQHIVPRWGGDGNFFPIIAQTKAITQTLDEVRQQVADAWPGESDAE, from the coding sequence GTGCAGGAGAACACAGGCGCAGGTTATCCAGGCGATGACGGCGTTACCGACGATTTTGCCCTCGCCGGTGTCCCAGACGCCTTCCAGCGCCTGTGGACTCCGCACCGCATGGCCTACATCAAGGGCGGGCAGCACCAGTTCAAGAACGAGAACGACTGCCCGTTCTGCGTGGGTCCAGGCCGCACCGACGAAGAGGCCCTCATCGTCCACCGCGGCCGGACCTGCTACGTGGTGCTCAACCTTTTCCCCTACAATCCGGGCCACCTGCTGGTCTGCCCGTACCGGCACATCCCGGACTACACAGACCTCACGGTGGAAGAAACAGCAGAATTCGCTGACCTGACCCAAACGGCCATGCGGGTGCTGCGCAAGGTCTCCAATCCGGGCGGTTTCAACCTGGGCATGAACCAGGGAGTGGTTGGGGGTGCCGGAATCTCAGCGCACCTCCACCAGCACATCGTTCCGCGGTGGGGCGGGGACGGCAACTTCTTCCCAATCATTGCCCAGACCAAGGCCATCACCCAGACCCTCGATGAGGTCCGTCAGCAGGTGGCCGACGCCTGGCCCGGGGAGTCGGATGCTGAATAG
- a CDS encoding type 1 glutamine amidotransferase, giving the protein MNPAQAAAADGGSKGTLRVVQLYPRDMNIYGDWGNALVLQRRIQWHGYTPELLEYNVGDPFPDGVDIIVGGGGQDSGQLVIQDDLQARAGELKELAEDGAPMLVICGLYQLFGRFFKTRTGSVIPGIGVLNVETHGTDERLIGNVKVSTTEFGEVLGYENHSGQTTLGDGVRPLGTVAKGTGNNSSDGHEGARYRNIVASYLHGSLLPKNPAIADFLIRTAAERKFGSFSPGHPDDTYAVLAREHAARRPR; this is encoded by the coding sequence GTGAATCCGGCACAAGCAGCGGCGGCGGACGGCGGGTCCAAGGGCACCCTCCGCGTGGTCCAGCTCTATCCCCGCGACATGAACATTTATGGCGACTGGGGCAATGCGCTGGTCCTGCAGCGCCGCATCCAGTGGCACGGGTACACCCCGGAACTGCTCGAGTACAACGTTGGCGATCCCTTCCCTGACGGCGTGGACATCATCGTAGGCGGCGGCGGCCAGGACAGCGGCCAGCTGGTGATCCAGGACGACCTGCAGGCCCGGGCCGGCGAACTCAAGGAGTTGGCAGAAGACGGTGCGCCCATGCTGGTCATCTGCGGCCTGTACCAGCTCTTCGGACGGTTCTTCAAAACCCGCACGGGCTCTGTCATCCCCGGTATCGGCGTCCTGAACGTGGAAACGCACGGCACCGACGAGCGGCTGATCGGCAACGTCAAAGTTTCAACCACGGAGTTCGGCGAAGTCCTGGGCTACGAAAACCACAGCGGCCAGACGACGCTGGGCGACGGGGTCCGTCCCCTCGGCACCGTGGCCAAGGGAACAGGGAACAACAGCAGCGACGGCCATGAGGGCGCCCGCTACCGCAACATCGTTGCCAGCTACCTGCACGGCTCGCTGCTGCCCAAGAATCCGGCCATCGCGGACTTCCTCATCCGTACCGCCGCGGAACGAAAGTTCGGCAGCTTCTCCCCCGGCCATCCGGACGACACCTATGCGGTCCTGGCCCGGGAGCACGCTGCCCGCCGCCCCCGCTGA
- the pdxS gene encoding pyridoxal 5'-phosphate synthase lyase subunit PdxS gives MSTPDVSNEAGSSANSVTGSSRVKRGMAEMLKGGVIMDVVNVEQARIAEDAGAVAVMALERVPADIRAQGGVSRMSDPDMIDQIIDAVSIPVMAKARIGHFVEAQVLQSLGVDYIDESEVLTPADYINHIDKWNFKVPFVCGATNLGEALRRINEGAAMIRSKGEAGTGDVSNATGHMRKIRSEIAKLSSLPEDELYVAAKELQAPYELVKEVAAAGKLPVVLFTAGGIATPADAAMMMQLGADGVFVGSGIFKSGNPAQRAAAVVKATTFYDDPDVIAKASRGLGEAMVGINVDEIPQPHRLAERGW, from the coding sequence GTGTCTACACCTGATGTAAGCAACGAGGCCGGTTCGTCCGCGAACAGCGTCACGGGCAGCAGCCGCGTGAAGCGTGGCATGGCCGAGATGCTCAAGGGCGGCGTCATCATGGACGTCGTCAACGTCGAGCAGGCCCGCATCGCCGAAGACGCCGGTGCCGTGGCGGTCATGGCGCTCGAGCGCGTCCCGGCCGATATCCGCGCCCAGGGCGGCGTGTCCCGCATGTCCGATCCCGACATGATCGACCAGATCATCGATGCCGTGTCCATCCCGGTCATGGCCAAGGCCCGCATCGGACACTTCGTCGAGGCCCAGGTCCTGCAGTCCCTCGGCGTTGACTACATCGACGAGTCCGAGGTCCTGACCCCGGCCGACTACATCAACCACATCGACAAGTGGAACTTCAAGGTTCCCTTCGTCTGTGGTGCCACCAACCTCGGTGAGGCCCTGCGCCGCATCAATGAGGGTGCGGCCATGATCCGGTCCAAGGGCGAGGCCGGGACCGGGGACGTCTCCAACGCCACCGGGCACATGCGCAAGATCCGCTCCGAGATCGCCAAGCTCTCCTCCCTGCCCGAGGACGAACTGTACGTTGCGGCCAAGGAACTGCAGGCACCGTACGAACTGGTCAAGGAAGTTGCCGCAGCCGGCAAGCTCCCCGTCGTGCTCTTCACCGCAGGCGGCATCGCCACCCCCGCTGACGCGGCCATGATGATGCAGCTCGGCGCGGACGGCGTCTTCGTCGGCTCCGGTATCTTCAAGTCCGGCAACCCGGCCCAGCGCGCCGCCGCCGTCGTCAAGGCCACCACCTTCTACGACGACCCCGACGTCATCGCCAAGGCCTCCCGCGGGCTGGGCGAAGCCATGGTGGGCATCAACGTCGACGAGATCCCCCAACCGCACCGCCTCGCCGAACGCGGCTGGTAA
- a CDS encoding ferredoxin reductase family protein, with product MTKGGTRPGTAVLGIPLRWLGPGVVMVLVAAYGIFWYLARPENESVTGYVGQLFGGESVLLYSIALVLVSTLPLVEPVFGGIDHAAIWHRRAAITATILLLPHIELAANPEATSLGKTLAVMAICGLAALMVWAILPRWRTMLPAPIRRLVVIALQSKPVQVAARLLGGYERWRGFHRLTGLFLAAGFLHGLLDASAFEAVPALRWSYVAIGGTGLAFYAYRELLARRFLPHHDYQVAGVRPVAADLVEVALRPLGRPLAFKPGQFAMVYLETADGWQRHPFSISGPTPEGGISITVKALGDHTTKLPDVVQPGMPAVVGGPYGRFDRHRGTAHQVWIAGGVGITPFLSWLRALDAEPRRELEEEVHFFVTSAGRSPFADEITAVAGKHPRLTVHLVDTAADGRLTPEAVLASVGTEPRRLSVFMGGPDAMLRQFRKAFQAAGVRRANIHREYFQWR from the coding sequence ATGACCAAAGGTGGCACGAGGCCCGGGACAGCCGTCCTGGGCATACCGTTACGGTGGCTGGGACCGGGCGTGGTCATGGTGCTCGTGGCCGCGTATGGCATTTTCTGGTACCTGGCGCGTCCGGAAAACGAGTCCGTTACGGGCTACGTGGGGCAGCTCTTCGGGGGCGAGTCCGTGCTGCTGTATTCGATCGCACTGGTGCTGGTCAGTACGCTTCCCCTTGTCGAGCCTGTTTTCGGCGGCATTGACCACGCCGCCATCTGGCACCGCAGGGCGGCGATTACGGCGACTATCTTGCTGCTGCCGCACATCGAACTCGCCGCCAACCCCGAGGCCACCAGCCTGGGAAAGACCTTGGCCGTGATGGCCATTTGCGGCCTGGCAGCGCTGATGGTGTGGGCAATCCTGCCGCGATGGCGCACCATGCTTCCGGCACCCATCCGGCGGCTGGTGGTCATCGCGCTGCAGTCCAAGCCGGTCCAGGTGGCGGCCCGCCTGCTGGGCGGCTACGAGCGGTGGCGGGGCTTCCACCGCCTGACCGGCCTGTTCCTGGCGGCCGGATTCCTGCACGGCCTGCTCGATGCCAGCGCATTCGAAGCTGTGCCCGCACTGCGGTGGAGCTACGTGGCCATCGGCGGAACAGGCCTGGCTTTCTATGCCTACCGGGAACTGCTGGCGCGCCGCTTCCTGCCGCATCACGACTATCAGGTGGCAGGAGTCCGGCCGGTTGCTGCCGACCTGGTGGAAGTAGCACTGCGTCCGTTGGGACGGCCATTGGCCTTTAAGCCCGGCCAGTTCGCCATGGTCTACCTCGAAACCGCCGACGGCTGGCAGCGGCACCCCTTCTCCATCTCAGGACCTACCCCGGAGGGTGGAATCAGCATCACGGTGAAGGCGTTGGGCGACCACACAACCAAGCTTCCCGATGTGGTCCAGCCAGGCATGCCGGCGGTTGTGGGTGGTCCCTACGGCCGTTTCGACCGGCACCGCGGCACTGCACACCAGGTCTGGATTGCGGGAGGAGTGGGAATCACGCCATTCCTCAGCTGGCTGCGGGCCCTGGATGCGGAGCCCCGCCGGGAACTGGAGGAAGAGGTGCACTTCTTCGTCACCTCGGCAGGACGCTCCCCGTTCGCTGACGAGATTACCGCCGTCGCGGGGAAGCATCCCCGGCTTACCGTGCATCTGGTGGACACCGCGGCCGACGGCAGGCTCACCCCGGAAGCGGTCCTCGCCTCAGTGGGCACCGAACCGCGCCGGCTGTCGGTGTTCATGGGCGGTCCGGACGCCATGCTTCGGCAGTTCCGGAAGGCCTTCCAGGCGGCGGGCGTTCGCCGGGCCAACATCCACCGGGAGTATTTCCAGTGGCGTTGA